A stretch of the Melitaea cinxia chromosome 14, ilMelCinx1.1, whole genome shotgun sequence genome encodes the following:
- the LOC123659481 gene encoding cytochrome c oxidase assembly factor 3, mitochondrial, with protein MGDSNYNPKVNSSGQDPVLKQAELDYMKIIEQKNRERVQKLKQISRKNRITGLAIGAGVLSIYAYSILAVKQETFLDDFEEPTKVQQ; from the coding sequence ATGGGCGACTCCAATTACAATCCTAAAGTTAATAGCAGTGGACAAGATCCAGTGTTAAAGCAGGCTGAGCTGGATTACATGAAAATTATTGAACAGAAAAATCGCGAGCGTGTTCAAAAGTTGAAACAAATTTCAAGAAAGAATAGAATCACTGGTTTAGCTATTGGAGCCGGTGTACTCAGTATTTATGCGTATTCGATCCTGGCTGTTAAACAAGAAACATTCTTGGACGATTTCGAAGAACCTACCAAAGTGCAGCAGTAA
- the LOC123659480 gene encoding dimethyladenosine transferase 1, mitochondrial, with protein sequence MAAAKKALQIRLPPLPSIKDVIRLYKLRALRELSQNFLMEPRLIDKIVRAAGHIENHVVCEVGPGPGGITRSIIQQSPRKVVLIEKDPRFIPSLELLADACKGRVDVDIINGDILKTAIAHFIPEDTRHEWTDSPPPINLIGNLPFSVSTILIIRWLEMISKREGPWSLGRARMTLTFQKEVAERMVAPIMNKQRCRLSVMCQNWCNVKYKFDIPGSAFVPKPDVDVGVVTLTPMKQPIIKLPFKLVEKVVRQVFSMRQKYSIRGAQTLFPEEVREEMALKMYKMAEIDPITRPFQIANGEFGRLCEAYNEIIKIYPEFGNYDNRAPKKKNDEVEAIT encoded by the coding sequence ATGGCTGCTGCGAAAAAAGCTTTGCAGATTAGATTGCCTCCACTTCCGAGTATCAAAGATGTAATCAGACTGTACAAATTACGCGCACTCCGTGAACTATCCCAAAATTTTCTTATGGAACCTAGGCTGATCGACAAAATAGTTAGAGCTGCTGGTCATATCGAGAATCATGTTGTTTGCGAGGTGGGACCAGGTCCTGGCGGTATAACCAGATCTATTATCCAGCAAAGTCCAAGAAAGGTAGTACTTATAGAAAAAGACCCTCGCTTTATACCTAGTCTAGAACTTCTAGCAGATGCGTGTAAAGGCAGAGTAGATGTAGATATTATCAATggtgatatattaaaaacagcTATAGCTCATTTTATTCCAGAAGATACTAGACACGAGTGGACAGATTCACCTCCACCAATCAACTTAATAGGTAATTTACCATTTAGTGtatcaacaattttaataatacgatGGCTAGAAATGATTTCAAAGAGAGAAGGGCCATGGTCTCTAGGCAGGGCTCGGATGACGTTAACCTTTCAAAAGGAAGTTGCAGAAAGGATGGTTGCTCCAATAATGAATAAGCAAAGGTGTAGACTATCCGTTATGTGTCAGAATTGGTGCAACGTAAAGTATAAGTTTGATATTCCTGGTTCTGCATTTGTTCCAAAACCAGACGTAGATGTAGGTGTAGTCACCCTGACTCCAATGAAACAACCAATAATAAAGTTGCCTTTCAAGCTTGTGGAGAAGGTTGTTCGACAAGTGTTTTCCATGAgacaaaaatattctattcggGGAGCTCAAACTTTATTTCCCGAGGAAGTCCGTGAAGAAATGGCATTAAAGATGTACAAAATGGCAGAAATTGACCCAATTACAAGACCTTTTCAGATAGCTAACGGAGAATTTGGTAGATTGTGTGAAgcttataatgaaataataaaaatatatccagAGTTCGGAAATTATGATAACAGAGCACCAAAAAAGAAGAATGATGAAGTAGAGGcaataacataa